One Antarctobacter heliothermus DNA segment encodes these proteins:
- a CDS encoding IS110 family transposase, giving the protein MSEIITVGVDLAKNVFQVHGADASGRAVLRKKLRRMQVLEFFSQLPPCIVAMEACGSAHFWGREIGKLGHDIRLIPPAYVKPFVKRQKNDAADAEAICEAAVRPTMRFVPVKSEEAQGAAMIFRVRELLIRQRTQAINALRGHLTEFGQIVPQGAANASKLIAIVENPDSSIPTDAIATLKVLVLALAHLEAEIGKLDAEIARRAKENDVARRLMTIPGIGPLIATAIAVLAPPPETFRKARDFAAWLGLVPRQHSTGGKQRLGATTRMGERSLRRLLIIGANSVIIKRHVHAAAKPGTWLGRMLTHKPPMLVRVALANKMARIVWALMARGGVYKAPAVAV; this is encoded by the coding sequence ATGTCGGAGATTATCACGGTCGGAGTCGATCTGGCAAAGAATGTGTTTCAGGTGCATGGCGCTGATGCGTCGGGTCGTGCAGTTCTGCGCAAGAAGCTGAGGAGAATGCAGGTGTTGGAGTTCTTCAGCCAGCTGCCGCCTTGCATTGTCGCGATGGAAGCATGCGGCAGCGCCCACTTTTGGGGGCGCGAGATCGGCAAATTGGGGCATGACATTCGGCTGATCCCACCTGCTTACGTCAAGCCCTTCGTCAAGCGCCAGAAAAACGATGCGGCAGATGCCGAGGCTATTTGTGAAGCGGCAGTTCGCCCAACCATGCGTTTTGTGCCGGTGAAGAGCGAAGAGGCCCAAGGCGCGGCGATGATCTTCCGCGTACGGGAATTGCTGATCCGGCAGCGGACACAGGCGATCAATGCCCTACGTGGCCACCTGACTGAATTCGGGCAGATCGTGCCGCAGGGGGCGGCCAACGCGTCAAAACTCATCGCCATCGTTGAGAACCCGGACAGCAGCATACCCACCGATGCCATCGCCACTTTGAAGGTGCTGGTTCTGGCACTCGCCCACCTCGAGGCAGAGATTGGGAAGTTGGATGCCGAGATCGCCCGCCGGGCAAAAGAGAATGACGTGGCCCGACGGCTGATGACTATCCCGGGCATTGGTCCACTTATCGCCACGGCCATCGCGGTGTTGGCCCCGCCGCCCGAGACTTTCCGTAAGGCCCGAGACTTTGCGGCATGGCTTGGTCTAGTGCCACGACAGCATTCGACCGGTGGCAAGCAACGGCTCGGGGCCACGACCCGAATGGGCGAACGATCTTTGCGACGCTTGCTCATCATCGGGGCTAACAGCGTCATCATAAAGCGGCATGTCCACGCGGCGGCCAAGCCCGGCACCTGGCTTGGCCGCATGCTGACGCACAAGCCACCAATGTTGGTGCGGGTGGCGCTGGCGAACAAAATGGCGCGCATCGTTTGGGCCCTGATGGCCCGAGGTGGCGTCTACAAAGCTCCGGCCGTGGCGGTGTAA
- a CDS encoding LysR family transcriptional regulator, producing MSKITLRQLRALDAVIQAGNANKAAENIAISQPALSQLISNLEHFSGLKLFDRNNRRLVPTEEAYLLNFYANEIFSGLNQIDQVASEIRSRARGKITLACSPALSGSFAASVLAPYLKERPNLEINLQSTRLHRSIDMLSRGRCDLGVILGKTAPSPELKTWKSYQLPMVCVMPPDHPLTAKKTITTQDFKDEPLVLLSTPNAFRDDVLAQRAEQKTQSTGFFEANLGETVCAMIAQGLGIGVANPFLGELFSSTGAVEIRPMSPQYPMSIDLCTPSGGRESLIVNDLIDLFAAAIEDFLKAYPIEPK from the coding sequence ATGTCCAAGATCACGCTTAGGCAGTTGAGGGCGCTCGACGCGGTTATTCAGGCTGGCAATGCCAACAAGGCTGCTGAAAACATAGCGATTTCCCAACCTGCGTTGAGCCAGTTGATTTCAAACCTTGAGCATTTCTCCGGCCTCAAGCTCTTTGATCGCAACAATAGGCGATTGGTGCCGACGGAAGAGGCCTATCTGCTGAATTTTTATGCAAACGAGATCTTTTCTGGGTTGAACCAGATTGATCAGGTGGCGTCCGAAATCCGAAGCCGTGCCCGGGGAAAGATTACGCTCGCCTGTTCTCCTGCGCTTTCAGGTTCGTTCGCGGCTAGCGTTCTGGCACCCTATCTGAAAGAGCGACCTAACCTTGAAATCAACCTTCAGTCCACGAGACTGCATCGGTCGATCGACATGTTGTCACGCGGTCGATGCGATCTGGGGGTAATATTGGGCAAAACGGCCCCGTCCCCCGAGCTGAAGACATGGAAGTCCTACCAGTTGCCCATGGTCTGCGTGATGCCGCCGGACCATCCGCTAACTGCAAAAAAGACGATAACGACGCAGGATTTCAAGGATGAACCTCTTGTACTGTTATCGACTCCCAACGCCTTTCGCGACGACGTGCTCGCGCAACGCGCCGAGCAGAAGACGCAATCGACTGGTTTCTTTGAAGCCAACCTCGGTGAGACGGTATGTGCGATGATCGCTCAGGGCCTCGGAATCGGCGTTGCTAATCCGTTTCTTGGTGAACTGTTCAGCAGCACGGGTGCTGTAGAAATCCGCCCGATGTCGCCGCAGTATCCGATGAGCATAGATCTGTGTACGCCTTCCGGCGGACGGGAGTCGCTGATCGTGAACGACCTGATTGATCTGTTCGCCGCTGCGATCGAGGACTTTCTAAAAGCGTATCCGATCGAGCCGAAGTAA
- a CDS encoding ABC transporter permease, whose amino-acid sequence MLNIASAVLKRLAFSVVLIVMVIVLNFLLIHLAPGDPVDILAAEMGGATPELQARLRELYGLDLPVHEQLLRYIVRVLHGDLGVSFFNNAPVTELILRHLWPTMLLVLTALFFSSVTGTLLGVFASVSPRGIGSAIITVLSLVGYAAPVFWTGIMMIILFAWLIPVFPAQGMMTFGLDGGLMVQSLDIAHHLVLPAFTLSTIYIAQYSRISRASMLEVLGSDYIRTARAKGMPKQTVIFKHALRNAILPVITLAGMQFGNLISGAVLVETVFSWPGLGTLAYDSILARDYPTVLGLLLISSIVVITANFLTDLCYRLADPRIKKSQG is encoded by the coding sequence ATGTTGAACATCGCGAGTGCAGTACTGAAACGGCTGGCCTTTTCGGTTGTTCTGATCGTTATGGTCATTGTACTGAATTTTCTTCTCATTCATCTGGCACCCGGCGATCCGGTGGATATTTTGGCCGCGGAAATGGGAGGTGCCACTCCTGAGTTGCAGGCACGCCTACGCGAGCTTTACGGACTGGACCTGCCTGTTCACGAACAGTTGCTTCGGTACATCGTGCGGGTGTTGCACGGGGATCTGGGTGTCTCTTTCTTTAACAACGCCCCCGTCACGGAGCTGATCCTGCGGCACCTTTGGCCCACAATGCTACTGGTGCTGACTGCATTGTTTTTCTCGTCAGTGACCGGAACCCTTCTGGGCGTATTCGCATCCGTTTCACCGCGCGGCATCGGTAGCGCGATCATTACCGTTCTTTCTCTGGTGGGATATGCGGCGCCGGTGTTTTGGACAGGGATTATGATGATCATCCTGTTCGCTTGGCTGATTCCCGTGTTTCCGGCGCAGGGAATGATGACTTTCGGACTGGACGGTGGATTAATGGTTCAGTCGTTGGACATCGCACATCACCTTGTCCTGCCCGCCTTTACATTGTCGACGATCTATATTGCACAGTACTCCCGCATATCGCGCGCCAGCATGTTAGAAGTACTCGGCTCTGACTACATCCGCACGGCGCGGGCCAAGGGCATGCCAAAACAGACCGTGATATTCAAACATGCTTTGCGGAACGCGATACTTCCGGTGATCACACTGGCAGGCATGCAGTTCGGCAATCTGATTTCGGGCGCGGTACTGGTGGAAACTGTGTTCAGTTGGCCTGGACTTGGAACATTGGCATATGATTCCATTCTTGCGCGTGACTATCCCACGGTTCTCGGCCTCTTGCTGATCTCCTCGATCGTCGTGATCACGGCAAACTTTCTGACCGATCTTTGCTATCGGCTGGCAGATCCGCGCATCAAAAAATCTCAAGGTTAA
- a CDS encoding recombinase family protein — protein sequence MSSQKQGDGVSLDAQKDAITEFASRENLTIIKWFEEKETAAKAGRTVFGQMMRELKRGGAAGLIIHRIDRSARNFRDWGAIGELSDAGVDVHFATESLDFRSRGGRLVADIQMAVAAGYCRNLSIEARKGINGRLKQGFYPFNAPIGYLNQGGGQLKSLDPVRAPLIKQLFELYLTGEHSIRSLHQEMVARGFTSRGGKPISRRTVENILQNQFYCGLTQNGRTGEIFQGKHEPLISVADFERVDAIKQGRYTKKKTKHDHLLPKLFACAACETVLTPERQKGRVYYRCHTAGCVGKTVREEQLEIAIVAQLSQLQFSDEDIATLRRQYETWNVPVKLQAERKHLELQLADVKDRQARLTDYLLDGTLDRDAYTEKKQALQIEIARLEEEYRNLDNKKLSTVDVEKFFELMKSLAGLYISAKPPIKRGIVENCFSNRVWTGENVELEPSDRLIRARTDVLAPCGGGTRDTFRTFIQLFDSCGNCNALDG from the coding sequence GTGTCCTCCCAGAAGCAAGGCGATGGGGTGTCACTCGACGCACAGAAAGATGCCATTACGGAATTTGCGAGTCGTGAGAACCTCACCATCATTAAGTGGTTTGAAGAGAAGGAAACCGCCGCCAAGGCCGGGCGCACTGTGTTCGGTCAGATGATGAGGGAGCTAAAGCGCGGCGGCGCGGCTGGTCTCATCATTCACCGGATTGATCGCTCGGCCCGGAACTTCCGCGACTGGGGTGCGATCGGCGAACTATCCGACGCTGGCGTCGATGTTCACTTCGCCACCGAAAGCCTCGACTTCCGCTCTCGTGGTGGTCGCCTGGTCGCGGACATTCAGATGGCGGTCGCCGCCGGCTATTGCCGCAACCTCTCGATTGAGGCGCGGAAAGGCATCAACGGGCGTCTGAAGCAGGGGTTTTACCCGTTCAATGCTCCGATTGGCTACCTGAACCAGGGTGGTGGCCAGTTGAAAAGCTTGGATCCGGTGCGGGCGCCGCTGATCAAACAGCTCTTCGAGTTGTACCTGACCGGCGAGCATTCGATCAGATCGTTGCACCAGGAAATGGTCGCACGCGGCTTCACCAGCCGAGGTGGCAAGCCGATCTCACGCCGAACCGTTGAGAACATCCTCCAGAACCAGTTCTATTGTGGCCTGACGCAGAACGGCCGCACGGGTGAAATTTTCCAAGGCAAGCACGAACCGCTGATCTCGGTGGCGGACTTCGAAAGGGTCGATGCCATCAAGCAAGGCCGGTACACCAAGAAGAAGACCAAGCATGATCATTTGCTGCCCAAGCTTTTTGCCTGTGCCGCCTGCGAAACCGTGCTGACGCCAGAGCGCCAGAAGGGCCGTGTCTACTACCGCTGTCATACAGCTGGGTGTGTTGGGAAGACGGTGCGCGAGGAGCAGCTGGAAATTGCCATCGTAGCGCAGCTGTCCCAGTTGCAGTTCAGCGATGAGGACATTGCCACGCTGCGCCGTCAGTATGAAACGTGGAATGTGCCAGTGAAACTGCAGGCCGAGCGAAAGCACCTCGAGTTGCAACTGGCGGATGTGAAGGATCGCCAAGCCAGGCTGACCGACTATCTGTTGGATGGAACGCTTGATCGTGACGCCTACACGGAAAAGAAGCAAGCGCTGCAGATTGAGATCGCTCGACTGGAAGAAGAGTATCGGAACCTGGACAATAAAAAGCTTTCGACCGTTGATGTCGAGAAATTCTTCGAACTTATGAAAAGCCTTGCCGGGCTTTATATTTCAGCAAAACCACCGATCAAACGGGGTATCGTTGAAAACTGTTTTTCGAACCGGGTGTGGACCGGAGAAAACGTTGAACTAGAGCCGTCTGATCGTTTGATTCGGGCAAGAACTGACGTGCTTGCCCCATGTGGCGGGGGTACCCGAGACACTTTTCGAACTTTCATCCAACTCTTTGACAGCTGCGGAAATTGCAATGCTCTAGATGGCTAG
- a CDS encoding ATP-binding protein, which produces MTRFKNLSHIDFEELCRDILGAETGVRFSAFGPGPDGGVDGRHSKGEEATVLQCKHYAGSTFSNLKASVKKEVLKLSALKPKRYLLCTSHSLTPQKSDEIAELIGDYLQSPEDVWGQEDLEEAIRRHPEIEKSHMKLWLSSTAVLERILHSGLETYTQATKDEILGDLKVYVRNPSFDEAVKKLEREKILIVSGPPGVGKTTLARMVAYHYLNDGWNFYAINSLEDGFSKIDDSKPTIFFFDDFPGRIELDRQSLLQRDTALATFVRRVRNSKNARFILTTRAHIFEEARNLSDHVDDRRLQLAKYLLDVGSYTREIKSHILFNHLSVSSLSQGHFSSLLEDDWLKKIVDHKNYNPRLIASVSSDCLDDVVAINYPKYIYHALENPDLVWSKPYRSLDMRLQNLLVALFLEIRSDRKLTS; this is translated from the coding sequence ATGACAAGATTCAAAAACCTATCTCATATCGACTTCGAAGAGCTATGCCGAGACATCCTTGGAGCAGAAACTGGGGTGCGTTTTTCCGCGTTTGGTCCAGGCCCGGACGGCGGCGTTGATGGCAGGCACTCAAAAGGAGAAGAAGCCACAGTTCTCCAGTGCAAGCACTATGCAGGTTCAACATTTTCAAATCTCAAGGCTTCAGTGAAAAAAGAAGTTCTGAAGTTGTCGGCCTTGAAGCCAAAACGATATTTACTGTGCACATCGCACTCACTCACACCGCAAAAAAGTGATGAAATCGCTGAACTGATTGGTGACTATCTTCAGAGCCCGGAAGATGTTTGGGGGCAAGAAGACCTCGAGGAGGCTATTCGACGCCACCCCGAAATTGAAAAATCTCATATGAAGCTATGGCTGTCGAGTACCGCTGTTTTGGAGCGGATTCTGCATTCCGGATTGGAAACATACACTCAAGCGACAAAGGACGAAATTCTAGGCGATCTCAAAGTTTACGTCCGAAACCCTAGTTTTGATGAGGCTGTGAAAAAACTTGAGCGCGAGAAAATCCTGATAGTCTCTGGTCCGCCTGGTGTTGGCAAAACTACGTTGGCGCGAATGGTGGCCTATCACTACCTCAACGATGGCTGGAACTTTTATGCGATTAATTCACTGGAAGATGGATTCTCGAAGATCGATGACAGCAAGCCAACGATTTTCTTCTTCGACGATTTTCCTGGACGAATTGAACTGGATCGTCAGTCACTGCTTCAAAGAGACACCGCGTTGGCAACCTTCGTTCGAAGGGTAAGAAACTCAAAGAACGCTCGTTTCATCCTTACTACCCGCGCACACATTTTCGAAGAGGCACGGAACCTGTCTGATCACGTCGATGACCGAAGGCTGCAACTGGCGAAATACTTGCTTGACGTAGGTAGTTATACACGGGAGATAAAGTCTCATATTCTATTTAACCACCTGTCTGTGTCCAGCCTGAGTCAGGGTCATTTTTCGTCACTCTTGGAAGATGATTGGCTTAAGAAAATAGTGGACCACAAAAACTATAACCCCCGTTTGATCGCCTCTGTATCGAGCGATTGCCTGGATGATGTCGTTGCAATCAATTACCCAAAGTACATCTATCACGCGCTAGAGAATCCTGATCTAGTTTGGAGTAAGCCATACAGGTCTTTAGATATGAGGTTGCAGAACCTCCTGGTCGCTCTCTTTTTGGAAATCAGATCGGACAGGAAATTGACGAGCTGA
- a CDS encoding AAA family ATPase yields MRKNQEYLDQYIDLYTGLLRQSTVFNSSEKSFGTYQADQIVKSIADNSFFEAGHRIELAGNKVVGSSEDLQEIVAEEINRIVGDPELKKIFDKVDKAIGANVELRSFKTLIEKENPLLVELRDYEKFRKDVWLGYLIELKSDLQEICEFYEAQKDGLKKIFDEAKKEVSIWQELVTTFNSRFYVPFEVSLSNQEDVILKEDGANLEFAYSDRKQESVSCERNALLNTISKGEQRAFYILQVLFEIESRRSKAASCLIVFDDIADSFDYKNKYAIIEYIKDLHESSDFNILILTHNFDFYRTVASRLYLSRRHAVLMGAKDDDGIVQLLRGQYVNDAFEHLSGRISEEKVFVTLIPFLRNLVQYSGQEDSDDFLTLTKCLHLKDGSGAILAEDVVQIWRNRFGRYQTEKFEFGQEPVIDMIFRLADAIVLEGDAVDEIVLENKVTLAIAVRLKAEDFMIASIEDLDLDQIASVQTAGLLKQYKDCPAYDPEAGKILNKVSLMTPENIHLNAFMYEPLIDMSVRHLTDLYDEAKTLGA; encoded by the coding sequence TTGAGAAAAAACCAAGAATACCTGGATCAGTACATTGACTTATATACAGGGCTGCTTCGTCAATCGACAGTGTTCAATAGCTCGGAGAAATCTTTTGGGACATATCAAGCAGATCAGATTGTTAAGTCTATTGCCGACAACTCGTTTTTTGAGGCAGGCCACAGAATTGAACTGGCCGGAAATAAGGTCGTGGGGTCTTCTGAGGATCTACAAGAAATTGTTGCCGAAGAGATCAATCGAATTGTTGGTGACCCTGAACTAAAGAAAATTTTTGACAAGGTTGACAAGGCTATCGGGGCAAACGTCGAGCTTCGCTCGTTTAAAACACTGATTGAAAAGGAGAACCCTCTTCTTGTTGAGCTCAGGGATTACGAAAAGTTCAGAAAAGATGTTTGGCTTGGCTATCTCATTGAACTGAAATCTGACCTTCAGGAGATCTGTGAGTTCTACGAGGCACAGAAGGACGGACTCAAGAAGATTTTCGACGAGGCCAAGAAAGAGGTGTCAATTTGGCAGGAGCTAGTCACGACATTCAACTCTCGATTTTATGTGCCGTTTGAAGTTTCTCTCTCCAACCAGGAGGATGTAATCCTAAAGGAAGATGGGGCAAATTTGGAGTTTGCTTATTCCGATCGAAAACAAGAGTCGGTAAGCTGTGAAAGAAATGCACTTCTAAACACAATCAGCAAAGGCGAGCAGCGGGCCTTCTATATACTTCAAGTGCTCTTTGAGATCGAATCGCGAAGAAGCAAAGCGGCAAGCTGTCTTATTGTATTCGACGACATTGCGGACTCCTTCGACTATAAAAACAAGTACGCGATCATCGAATACATAAAGGACCTGCATGAATCCTCGGACTTCAATATCTTAATTCTTACCCACAATTTTGATTTCTACAGGACTGTTGCATCGCGCCTCTACTTAAGCAGACGGCATGCGGTTCTTATGGGAGCGAAGGATGATGATGGCATCGTACAACTTCTTCGGGGACAATACGTGAACGATGCTTTTGAGCATCTTTCTGGCCGAATTTCCGAAGAAAAGGTATTTGTGACGTTGATCCCGTTCCTGAGGAATCTTGTGCAGTATTCGGGGCAAGAAGATTCCGACGATTTTCTGACGCTCACGAAGTGCCTTCACTTGAAGGATGGATCTGGAGCAATACTGGCCGAAGACGTTGTTCAGATTTGGCGGAATCGGTTTGGCCGATACCAAACCGAGAAATTCGAATTCGGACAAGAACCCGTCATAGACATGATATTCCGTCTAGCTGACGCGATTGTTTTGGAAGGTGACGCTGTTGACGAAATAGTCCTTGAGAACAAGGTAACATTGGCGATAGCAGTTCGGTTGAAAGCGGAAGACTTCATGATCGCATCCATCGAAGACTTAGACCTCGATCAGATTGCCAGTGTTCAAACCGCTGGGTTACTAAAACAGTACAAGGACTGCCCCGCATATGACCCTGAAGCAGGCAAAATCTTGAACAAGGTCTCCCTGATGACTCCGGAGAACATTCACCTGAACGCCTTCATGTACGAGCCACTGATTGATATGTCGGTCAGGCATTTGACCGATCTCTATGATGAGGCGAAGACATTGGGAGCCTAG
- a CDS encoding iron-containing alcohol dehydrogenase, which produces MIPTANWTYPTAIRFGAGRISEIAEACAATGMKRPLLVTDKGLANLAITHATLDLMEAAGLGRAVFSDVDPNPTDQNAEAGVKFFRDGGHDGVIAFGGGSALDLGKVLAFMAGQTEALWYYGGLTAWNTRANADGIVPIIAVPTTAGTGSEVGRASVITNSETHEKQFIFHPKLLPSVVICDPELTAGMPQMITAGTGMDAFAHCLEAFSSPNYHPMSQGIALEGMRLVKDYLPRAFADGNDIEARAHMMSAALMGATAFQKGLGAIHAISHPIGAVHHTHHGTTNAVVMQPVLRFNREAVEERLEQAAAYLGIAGGFDGFFGFVGELNRSLAVPLNLTDLGVVDPDIDALVSSALADPSVSNNPVKMNAENTRALLLECF; this is translated from the coding sequence ATGATACCGACCGCTAACTGGACCTACCCGACCGCCATCCGTTTTGGGGCGGGGCGGATCTCTGAGATTGCCGAAGCCTGTGCCGCAACTGGCATGAAACGGCCCTTGCTGGTGACAGACAAGGGATTGGCCAATCTCGCGATAACGCATGCCACACTCGACCTGATGGAGGCTGCGGGCCTGGGTCGCGCGGTCTTTTCGGACGTCGACCCCAATCCAACCGATCAAAATGCAGAGGCGGGCGTCAAATTCTTTCGTGACGGTGGCCACGACGGTGTGATCGCCTTTGGCGGCGGGTCCGCGCTCGACTTGGGCAAGGTACTGGCTTTTATGGCAGGCCAAACCGAGGCCCTTTGGTACTATGGTGGTCTAACTGCATGGAATACCCGGGCGAATGCCGACGGGATCGTGCCGATTATCGCGGTTCCCACAACCGCTGGAACCGGTTCAGAGGTCGGGCGGGCCAGTGTTATCACCAACTCCGAAACGCACGAAAAACAGTTCATTTTCCACCCCAAGCTTTTGCCAAGTGTGGTGATCTGCGATCCTGAACTGACCGCCGGGATGCCGCAGATGATCACAGCCGGCACCGGCATGGACGCATTTGCCCATTGCCTCGAAGCATTTTCCTCGCCGAACTACCACCCGATGAGCCAAGGGATCGCTCTCGAAGGCATGCGACTTGTCAAAGACTATCTGCCCCGCGCCTTCGCGGATGGAAATGACATCGAAGCACGCGCGCACATGATGTCAGCCGCCCTTATGGGTGCCACGGCGTTTCAAAAAGGGTTGGGTGCCATTCATGCGATCAGTCACCCGATCGGGGCGGTACATCACACCCATCACGGCACCACCAATGCGGTGGTCATGCAACCGGTATTGCGGTTCAACAGGGAAGCGGTGGAAGAACGGCTAGAACAGGCTGCGGCCTATCTTGGCATTGCAGGAGGCTTTGATGGCTTTTTTGGTTTTGTGGGCGAATTGAACAGGTCGTTGGCCGTCCCACTTAACCTCACCGATCTTGGTGTCGTCGATCCTGATATAGACGCCTTGGTCTCGTCCGCATTGGCCGATCCGTCTGTGTCCAATAATCCGGTCAAGATGAACGCGGAAAATACTCGTGCCTTATTGCTGGAGTGTTTTTGA
- a CDS encoding ABC transporter substrate-binding protein yields the protein MQVSGVLRSARTTLLTAAVLAGTLAISATAEPKPGGTLNVTSISKWRTLNSAVQSGTATGLPASQIFAGLLRVDEALQPQPYLAESWSIAEDGLSVTFKLVEDARFHDGELITSEDVKFSLLASKTNHPFGMAMFGTVTDVATPDPQTAVFELSAPTPSLLASLQPLFMPVLPSHVLDDGQELNTHPRNNEDVVGSGPFKVASHVPGEKLELVRNDDYFIEGRPYLDKILYTRSRNTTTQVLELDRGALDYYPVAFLSSQDFSRLKKNPELTVHQGGHGAMGPIFFLEYNLRQKPFDRLEVRQALAHAIDKTRMVQILAGGDEEAITFIHKDNPFYSDDVPVYEFDLDKAAAMLDEAGLTAGSDGIRFSFALEMPTWGRNRQTIIAETIKQTFKEIGVEVDIRTHPDFGSWVNRVTSFEYDATLNETLGYSDPVIGVHRSFLCSNIRPVIWSNTEGYCNEEVDKLLQLASTTYDIDERKDYYAQFQKTVVEELALTPMLVPSFWTVFNSDVKNIPLEGWGAYGPWDNVYLDR from the coding sequence ATGCAAGTATCTGGAGTGCTGAGAAGCGCAAGGACAACTCTGCTTACGGCGGCTGTCCTGGCCGGGACTTTGGCCATTTCCGCCACGGCAGAGCCGAAACCGGGAGGGACATTGAATGTTACGAGCATCTCGAAGTGGCGGACGCTGAATTCTGCCGTTCAGTCCGGGACGGCAACGGGATTGCCCGCGTCCCAAATCTTTGCAGGCTTGCTTCGCGTTGACGAAGCCCTTCAGCCGCAGCCCTATCTCGCTGAAAGTTGGAGCATCGCTGAAGACGGGCTGTCCGTCACCTTCAAGCTGGTCGAAGATGCGAGATTTCATGACGGGGAGTTGATTACCTCGGAAGACGTCAAGTTCTCGCTGTTGGCATCCAAAACAAATCACCCGTTTGGCATGGCCATGTTCGGCACCGTGACGGATGTTGCCACACCTGACCCGCAAACGGCCGTTTTCGAACTTTCTGCGCCGACACCGTCGTTGCTGGCGTCGCTTCAACCGCTCTTCATGCCCGTCTTGCCAAGCCATGTTCTGGATGACGGACAGGAACTGAACACGCACCCGCGCAACAACGAAGACGTCGTCGGATCAGGCCCGTTTAAGGTCGCGAGCCATGTGCCGGGCGAAAAGCTGGAATTGGTGCGAAACGACGACTACTTCATCGAGGGCCGGCCCTATCTGGACAAAATCCTGTATACCCGTTCCAGAAATACAACGACACAGGTGCTCGAACTTGACCGAGGCGCGCTGGATTACTACCCGGTGGCGTTCCTCAGCTCTCAGGACTTTTCCCGGCTAAAAAAGAATCCGGAACTGACGGTTCATCAAGGCGGACACGGTGCGATGGGTCCGATTTTTTTCCTGGAATACAATCTGAGGCAAAAACCATTTGATCGGCTTGAGGTCCGTCAAGCGCTTGCCCACGCGATCGACAAAACACGGATGGTCCAGATTCTGGCCGGTGGCGACGAAGAAGCCATAACCTTTATCCACAAGGACAATCCTTTCTACAGTGACGATGTCCCGGTGTACGAATTCGACCTCGATAAGGCAGCCGCTATGCTGGATGAGGCGGGACTCACTGCAGGCAGCGATGGAATTCGTTTTTCTTTCGCTCTCGAAATGCCGACTTGGGGCCGCAACCGTCAAACCATTATTGCCGAAACCATCAAGCAGACATTCAAGGAGATCGGTGTCGAGGTGGACATCCGCACCCACCCGGACTTTGGCTCTTGGGTCAACCGGGTAACAAGTTTCGAGTATGACGCAACGCTCAACGAAACTCTCGGCTATTCGGACCCTGTTATCGGTGTCCACCGTTCGTTTCTCTGCTCCAACATCCGGCCTGTCATCTGGTCAAACACCGAAGGGTATTGCAACGAAGAGGTCGACAAGCTCCTGCAATTGGCATCGACCACTTACGACATTGACGAGCGCAAAGACTATTACGCCCAGTTTCAAAAAACAGTCGTCGAGGAGCTTGCTTTGACACCGATGCTGGTGCCTAGCTTCTGGACCGTCTTCAATTCTGACGTAAAGAACATTCCGCTGGAAGGTTGGGGGGCATATGGCCCGTGGGACAACGTTTATCTTGATCGATAG